ACGTCGTGTGTGGCGGCTGGGATGCTGTCGGTCGTGTCGCGGTTTGAGTTGCTGTCGGATGAGCAGTGGGTGTTGATCGAGGATCTGTTGCCGGTGCGTACCGGTAAGCGGGGTCGTCCGTTTTCGGACGCGCGGGCGATGGTGGAAGGGATCATCTACCGGTATCGGTGCGGGATCGCGTGGCGGGATGTGCCGGCGGTGTTCGGTCCGTGGCAGACGATCTGGACCTGGCACCGTCGCATGGCCGGTGACGGCACGTGGGACACCGTGTTGCAGCGGCTGCTGACCGCTGCGGATGCGGCCGGGATGGTGGATTGGGCGGTGTCGGTGGATTCCACGATCGCGCGGGCGCATCAGCACGCCACCAACATCAGGCGTGTCACAGGGGGCTGGGTCGAACTACACGGATCTGCTCGCCGAGCCGCCTGATCATGCGATCGGCCGCTCGCGCGGCGGCTGGAGCACGAAGGTCCACCACCTCGTCGACGGGAACGGCCGACCACTGGTGACGTTGGTCGGTCCCGGTCAGGCCGGCGACGCACCGATGTTTCCGCACCTGATGCGGCACCTGCGGATCCGTCGGGCTGGGCGTGGTCGGGCACGTACTCGTCCCGACCGGGTCCGGGGCGACAAGGCCTACTCCTCGCGAGCGATCCGCGGGCACTTGCGCACCCGCGGCATCACCGCCGTCATCCCCGAACCTGCCGATCAGGTCGGGCACCGCACACGCCGGGGTTCACGCGGCGGCCGCCCACCAGCGTTCGATGTCCTCGACTACCGCGGCCGCAACGTCGTCGAGCGCGGCTTCAACCTGCTCAAACAATGGCGTGGCTTGGCCACCCGCTTCGACAAGCTGGCCATCGTCTACCGCTCCGCCGTACTCCTCCACGCCGTGATCACCTGGACCAAGGCTTTGTCAGACGTGCTCTAGGCGAAGCCGGGCCGCAGGCCCGCGCCGGCGACCGCTTCGGCGAGCTCACCGGCGCGGGCCGCGTCCGCGACGAGCAGCAGCACGCCCGATCCGGCCAGCGCGGCCGTGACCCATTCCACCGGCTGGTCGTGGATCCCGTTGTCCCCCAAGGCGGCGTAGGTGTCCACAACGGACAGAAGCGTGCCTTCGGCGCCGATCCGCACGCCGGCCACCAGCACGTGGTGGTGGCCCGGCGGGCGCCACCGGTTCGTCCACAAGGGAGGGACGCCGGTGTGGAGGTAGTCGAGCAGCGCGCGTTCCGGGGTGTCGGGCGAGCCCAGCTCGGCCGGGTCCAGGCGCGCGAGCACCGCCACGCGCGGCAGGTCCCACAGCGCCACCAGCAGGTCGACCAGCGCCTGGGGGGACCACTCCCCCGTCGCCGGGACAACCCGCAACCGCTTGTCCGACAACGCTTCCACGGCCGCGGCCAGTGCCTCCGGCTCAGTACCCGCCGTCGCGGCGTCGCACGGGACGGGCAGCCGGAAGTCGGCACGGTTCTCCGCCCCGGCCGGTGGTCCGCCCGGCGCACGGACGGTGCCGGCGGCCACGGCGACCTCGTCCTGGTCCGCCACGGCGCAGCCGGCCGCCCGCAGCACGGCCAGCGCCGCGAAGGCAGCCGAGAGCCCGTCTTTCTGCGGCAGCTCGGCGCGCGCTTCGGCGATGAGCCGCGCGGCGCCGGGCAGCCAGTGCACGGCGGAGAGCTCGGCCACGCCGTCAGTACCGCCAAGCGTGGGCCGCGACGATTTCCTCCGGCGTGCGGTCCGCTGCCCACGCCGCGTCGGACGCGCGGACCGCGCGGAAGGCGCCCAGCAGCTCGTCGCCGAGGGCGCCGGACACGCGGGGCGACGCGAGCAGCGCCGCGGCCTGGTCGGCGGGAGTCGCGGGCAGCGGCAGGACGCCGCGGGTCTCCCGCTCGCCCGCCGTCCAGCCGCCCGGGTCCTCGGCGATCGGTTCGGGCAGCGGCGCGCCGTCCTCGATGCCGGCCATCCCGGCGGCCAGCACGACCGCCAGCGCGAGGTACGGGTTGGCGGACGCGTCGGAGGTCTTGAGCTCGACGTTCGCGTGGTCCGGGCCGAGCAGGGCCGAGCCCGGCACGTAGCGCAGGGGCGCTTCGCGGTTCTCCACGCCCCAGAACGCGTACGCGCCGGCGAAGTAGCCCGGGCGCAGCCGCAGTGTCGAGGGCACGCTCGGGGCCGTGACGGCCGTCAGGGCGGGCAGGTCGCGCAGCAGGCCGCCGAGGTAGGCCGCGCCCTCACCGGCGAGATCGACGGGACTGCCCTCGCCCGCGAGCAGGTTGCGGCCGCGGCGGCGCACGGAGGTGTGCAGGTGCCAGCCGTTGCCGGCGGCCGCGAGGCTGACCAGCGGCGCGAAGCTCACGGCGAGTCCGTGGGCGTGCGCGGCGGCGTGGATGGTCTGGCGGGCCAGGAGCTGGTCGTCGGCGGCCGATACGGGGTCGGTGGCCGCCAGCGACAGCTCCAGCTGGGCCACGCCGTACTCGGCGTGCAGCTGGCCGATCTCCAGGCCGTTGGCGGCGAAGTCGTGCAGCAGGGCGGCGACGAACCCGTCGAGGCCGACGAGCGCGTGCGGGCTGTAGGCAGGACCGGGGTGCCCGGGAGCCGCGACGACGTCGGTGCTGCCGGCGGGTGCCACGGCGAACTCGAGCTCGTAGCCGGCCCGGAACTCCAGCCCGCGCCGGCCCGCCTCCGCGACCTGGCGCTCCAGCACCGAGCGTTGGCAGTACGGCCAGGGCGAGCCGTCGGCGGCGACCTGCCGCGCGGGCGCCCAGGCGAGCGCGGGCTGGCCGGCGAGGCGGCGCAGGCGGTCCAGCACCGGAACGAGCCGGATGTCGCCCGACGGCGTCGCCAGGCCCGCGTGGCCGTAGGTGATGGCGTCGTGGCTGTCGAACACGGCGAACAGCGAAGTCGCGCCCACGCCGCGGGCTGCAGCGCCCGCGAGGCCGTGGATGGGCACGACGCGCGAGCGCGGGATGCCGTTGTTGTCGGCCCAGGAGAGGTGGACCCCGCGCACCCCGGACAAGGCCAGGTCCTTCGCGACTGCCGCCGCCGCCTTGGTCATCGCCACCTCCGGGGGTTCGGGTCAGTATCGCGGCTCGGGCGAGGCATCGGCGAATGCCGGCTCGGGCTCGTCCCTGCGGCGCAGCGCGACCCCGGCGACCACCGCGAGCGTGCCCAGCGCCTCCGGCAGGCTCGGCACCTGCGCGAGCAGCGCGTAGCCCGTGACGCCGGCCGTGACCGGGAGCAGCGCCAGCAGCACCGCGAACCCGGCCTGGCCCACGCGCCGCAGCACGAACTGGTCGAGCACGTAGGGCACCACCGTCGACAGCACGCCCACGCCGATGCCGAGCAGCAGCATACGTGGCGAAGACCACACCTCACCCGTGCCGAGCGCCAGCGGCGAGAGCACGACCGTGGCCACGGCGAAGCCCACCGCGAGGCTGTCCACGCCGTCGCCGGCCACCGCGACGCGCTTGCCGAGCACGATGTACCCGGCCCACGCGGCCGCGGCGGCCAGGGCGAACACGACGCCCGGCGCGCTGCCCTCCAGCCGCACGTCCGCGATCGCGACGACACCGACGGCCACCAGTGCCAGCGTGCCGAGGTCGCGGCGCGTACGCGGCCCCACGGCCGCCACGACCACGGGCCCGGCGAACTCCAGCGCCACGACCGTGCCGAGCGGGAGCCGGGCGATGGCCTCGTAGAAGGCCACGTTCATGACCGCGGTGACCACGCCGAACGCGGCGGCGAGCAGGAACCGCCGTCCCCGCCACGCGGCGCGGGCGGGCCGGCGCCAGGCGAGCAGCACCACGGCGGCGCCCAGGCAGCGCAGCCACGCCACCCCCGCGGGGGAGGCGTGCCCGAAAAGCCCGACCGCGATGGCCGCCCCGGCATACATCGAAATTCCGCTGAGAACGAACAAGACCGGGGCCGGAATGGCCGTCGCACGTTTTCCGGATAGCACAGAACCCACTCCCGCATGGTGCCTGACCTCGGAAAACGGCTACGCACGGGCACCCTTGTCCTAAGGAGCGGGACGGGACTACGGCAACTGGGGTAATTCGGCGTGACACAGGTCCCACCGGTGCGGGAACACTTGCGGGCCGCGAAACGTCTGGAACAGTGGAAGCACGAACACCGCGGAGCCGGAGGCGATCCCGCCGAGGGCATCACTTCCGAAGTGGGCGTAGCTGGATCGAGGTACTGGGCAACCAGTACCGGGACGGAGGGAGACCCCCATGACATCACCCACGCTCACCCGCCCCGAATTGACCGCTGTCGACCGATGCGACCGGTGCGGGGCTGCGGCTCAGGTACGCGCCGTCCTCAGCTCCGGAGGTGAGCTGCTCTTCTGCGGGCACCACGCCCGTGAGCACGAGGCCAAGCTCAAGGAACTGGCCGCGGAGATCCAGAAGTAAGGGGTCTCGAAGACCACGCCGAGACACACGACTCGGCCCGAAGGCGGTAGGTGCCCGATGCACCTGCCGCCTTCGGCGTATCGAGACTCATTCGCGGTGAAACCGAGACCACAGCGACTTCGTGACTTGCAACTTCACGTTTTGCACCGGGTGCTGAATTGACAATTCCTGTCCGGTTCGCACCGGAGAAGAAACCGCGGTGAAACCGAATACCGGGTACTTCCGTGGCAAACGCCACACTCGGTTATTGTCCGCGGGCAATCGCCGGGGAGTCCGTGAAGGGCACCTCAAGGGACTCCGAGTCCGGCAAAGTGCCCTTCACAGAACTGCCTAGACCGTGTCGAGGACAACCTCGAACGCCACCTCGGCGGCGCCCAGCAGCTTCACGTCCGCGCCCAGCGCCGAGCTCACGATCCGCGTCCCGCCGACGGCCCGGCTCACCAGGCTGCGCCGGCGGACCTCCGCGGCCACGGCGCGGATCACCGAGTCCGGCAGCACCGTGAGCAGGTCGCCCAGCACGACGAGCTGCGGGCCCAGCAGGTTGACCACGTTGACGAGCCCGAGGGTGAGCCACTCGGCGAACTCCTCGAGCCGCGAGAGCGCCGCCTCAGGGTCGCGGGCCAGCTCCCGCAGCTCGAACAGGATCGCGCCCCGTGCGGTGTCCTCCGGCAGTCCCAGGGCCCGGCAGAGGGCCGCCTCGCCGATCTCGGTCTCCCAGCAGCCGCTGCTGCCGCAGTAGCAGGCGCGTCCGCCCGGGCGGACGACCATGTGGCCGATCTCCCCGACGTAGCCCGCGCCGCCCCGCAGCGACGAGCCCTGGGAGATGACACCGCCACCGACACCGACGTCGGCGGACACGTACACGGCATCGGACGACCCGCGGGCCGCGCCGCGCAGGTGCTCGGCGAGGGCGCCGAGCTCGGCGTCGTTGCCGACCAGCACGGGGATGCGCAGCACGCTGGACAGGCGCTCACCGAGGGCGACGTCGGTCCAGCGCAGGTTGGGTGCTTCGTGCACGTGACCGTCGGCGCGCCGCACGACCCCGGGCACCGACACCCCGACGGCCACGGGCGTGACCCCGAGGTCGCCGGCCAGCACGGCGGTCGACTCGATCACGTGCGTGATCACCTCGTCGGCCTCGCGCATCCGGCCGCGCAGGTTCCAGCTGTTGCGGCCGAGGATCTGGCCGCCCAGCCCCACGAGCGCGATCGCCACGTGCTCGACC
The sequence above is a segment of the Amycolatopsis sp. 2-15 genome. Coding sequences within it:
- a CDS encoding DUF7455 domain-containing protein, whose protein sequence is MTSPTLTRPELTAVDRCDRCGAAAQVRAVLSSGGELLFCGHHAREHEAKLKELAAEIQK
- a CDS encoding EamA family transporter, yielding MYAGAAIAVGLFGHASPAGVAWLRCLGAAVVLLAWRRPARAAWRGRRFLLAAAFGVVTAVMNVAFYEAIARLPLGTVVALEFAGPVVVAAVGPRTRRDLGTLALVAVGVVAIADVRLEGSAPGVVFALAAAAAWAGYIVLGKRVAVAGDGVDSLAVGFAVATVVLSPLALGTGEVWSSPRMLLLGIGVGVLSTVVPYVLDQFVLRRVGQAGFAVLLALLPVTAGVTGYALLAQVPSLPEALGTLAVVAGVALRRRDEPEPAFADASPEPRY
- a CDS encoding ROK family transcriptional regulator, which encodes MTSSSVARPDEVRRHNRTTLLRLLHVGGPSTRATLAAELGLNRSTIKTLVDGLAEAGVVEEKVPRPGRGAGRPSLLVLPQPHAAVVLAVDLQVEHVAIALVGLGGQILGRNSWNLRGRMREADEVITHVIESTAVLAGDLGVTPVAVGVSVPGVVRRADGHVHEAPNLRWTDVALGERLSSVLRIPVLVGNDAELGALAEHLRGAARGSSDAVYVSADVGVGGGVISQGSSLRGGAGYVGEIGHMVVRPGGRACYCGSSGCWETEIGEAALCRALGLPEDTARGAILFELRELARDPEAALSRLEEFAEWLTLGLVNVVNLLGPQLVVLGDLLTVLPDSVIRAVAAEVRRRSLVSRAVGGTRIVSSALGADVKLLGAAEVAFEVVLDTV
- a CDS encoding DUF6885 family protein translates to MAELSAVHWLPGAARLIAEARAELPQKDGLSAAFAALAVLRAAGCAVADQDEVAVAAGTVRAPGGPPAGAENRADFRLPVPCDAATAGTEPEALAAAVEALSDKRLRVVPATGEWSPQALVDLLVALWDLPRVAVLARLDPAELGSPDTPERALLDYLHTGVPPLWTNRWRPPGHHHVLVAGVRIGAEGTLLSVVDTYAALGDNGIHDQPVEWVTAALAGSGVLLLVADAARAGELAEAVAGAGLRPGFA
- a CDS encoding transposase, whose protein sequence is MLSVVSRFELLSDEQWVLIEDLLPVRTGKRGRPFSDARAMVEGIIYRYRCGIAWRDVPAVFGPWQTIWTWHRRMAGDGTWDTVLQRLLTAADAAGMVDWAVSVDSTIARAHQHATNIRRVTGGWVELHGSARRAA
- a CDS encoding IS5 family transposase; translated protein: MSQGAGSNYTDLLAEPPDHAIGRSRGGWSTKVHHLVDGNGRPLVTLVGPGQAGDAPMFPHLMRHLRIRRAGRGRARTRPDRVRGDKAYSSRAIRGHLRTRGITAVIPEPADQVGHRTRRGSRGGRPPAFDVLDYRGRNVVERGFNLLKQWRGLATRFDKLAIVYRSAVLLHAVITWTKALSDVL
- a CDS encoding glutamine synthetase family protein; this encodes MTKAAAAVAKDLALSGVRGVHLSWADNNGIPRSRVVPIHGLAGAAARGVGATSLFAVFDSHDAITYGHAGLATPSGDIRLVPVLDRLRRLAGQPALAWAPARQVAADGSPWPYCQRSVLERQVAEAGRRGLEFRAGYELEFAVAPAGSTDVVAAPGHPGPAYSPHALVGLDGFVAALLHDFAANGLEIGQLHAEYGVAQLELSLAATDPVSAADDQLLARQTIHAAAHAHGLAVSFAPLVSLAAAGNGWHLHTSVRRRGRNLLAGEGSPVDLAGEGAAYLGGLLRDLPALTAVTAPSVPSTLRLRPGYFAGAYAFWGVENREAPLRYVPGSALLGPDHANVELKTSDASANPYLALAVVLAAGMAGIEDGAPLPEPIAEDPGGWTAGERETRGVLPLPATPADQAAALLASPRVSGALGDELLGAFRAVRASDAAWAADRTPEEIVAAHAWRY